A portion of the uncultured Bacteroides sp. genome contains these proteins:
- a CDS encoding cation diffusion facilitator family transporter encodes MEHSKHHAHDHHHALEITGLNKSFIIGIGLNILFVITEFGVGFYYDSLGLISDAGHNLGDVASLILAMLAFRLARMSATSKYTYGYKKSTILVSLLNAIILLIAVGIIFAESIDKLFHPSPVEGGAIAWTAGVGVFINGLTAWLFMKDKEKDLNVKGAYLHMAADALVSVGVVISGIVISYTGWSVIDPILGLLIACVIVYSTWGLLHDSIRLSLDGVPTGTDSKQIETLILSVPEVADCHHLHIWALSTTETALTAHIVICDLSQLEKVKREVKRALLVVGIQHATLEFEHNSDCCGDAGCQNFGHID; translated from the coding sequence ATGGAACATTCAAAACACCATGCTCACGATCATCACCATGCACTCGAAATTACGGGACTGAACAAATCGTTTATTATTGGTATCGGACTAAATATACTATTTGTCATTACGGAATTTGGCGTTGGTTTCTATTATGATTCATTAGGACTAATTTCAGACGCCGGACACAATTTGGGTGATGTAGCTAGTCTTATTTTAGCTATGTTGGCTTTTCGTTTGGCCCGAATGTCTGCTACTTCTAAGTATACGTATGGCTATAAAAAGAGTACAATATTAGTTTCTTTGCTCAATGCTATCATTTTATTAATAGCTGTGGGCATCATCTTTGCTGAAAGCATAGATAAACTATTCCATCCTTCTCCTGTGGAGGGAGGTGCTATAGCTTGGACAGCGGGAGTAGGGGTCTTTATTAATGGACTTACAGCTTGGCTGTTTATGAAAGATAAGGAGAAGGACTTGAATGTGAAAGGAGCTTATCTGCACATGGCCGCTGATGCATTGGTATCTGTAGGTGTGGTCATCTCGGGTATTGTTATTTCCTATACCGGTTGGTCGGTGATTGACCCTATTCTTGGTCTGCTCATTGCTTGTGTTATCGTTTATTCTACATGGGGACTTTTGCATGATAGTATTCGTCTCTCGCTTGATGGTGTACCTACCGGAACGGACAGTAAGCAGATAGAAACTCTTATTCTCTCTGTGCCCGAAGTAGCCGATTGTCATCATTTGCATATTTGGGCACTTAGTACTACCGAAACGGCTTTGACAGCGCATATCGTTATTTGTGATCTATCTCAACTTGAGAAAGTGAAACGAGAGGTGAAGCGTGCTCTACTTGTGGTTGGAATTCAACATGCTACGCTTGAATTTGAGCATAATAGCGATTGTTGTGGCGATGCCGGTTGCCAAAACTTTGGTCATATAGATTAG
- a CDS encoding threonine/serine exporter family protein gives MDIHQELKELSKFLSDYSTSLMAVGVQTSRIVRNTSRIAESYGFYVDMTIFQKTIIMTLRDADNSHSYSTVNKIKPLGLNFAINSKLSTLSWEAYDEHIPLEELKARYHEIVNKPRESKWLVLFLVACANASFCRLFQGDPTSMGIVFVATLVGFFIRQLLMERHWNHLAIFIISSFIASLIGSTGYLFHWGNTPDMALGTSVLYLIPGVPLINSIMDVIDGHVLAGTSRLINACLLIICIAIGLSITLLITGISTL, from the coding sequence ATGGATATTCATCAAGAACTTAAGGAATTATCTAAATTCCTGTCCGATTATTCTACCAGTCTAATGGCAGTAGGTGTGCAAACATCCCGTATTGTACGCAACACATCTCGTATAGCCGAATCTTATGGTTTCTATGTGGACATGACTATCTTTCAGAAGACAATCATCATGACATTAAGAGATGCGGACAACTCTCACTCTTATAGTACTGTAAACAAAATTAAACCTCTAGGTTTGAACTTTGCCATTAACTCTAAACTAAGTACGCTTAGTTGGGAAGCTTATGACGAACATATCCCTTTGGAGGAGTTAAAAGCAAGATACCACGAGATTGTTAACAAGCCTCGCGAAAGCAAGTGGCTGGTATTGTTTCTGGTGGCTTGCGCCAACGCTTCATTCTGTCGGTTGTTCCAAGGAGATCCTACATCAATGGGCATTGTGTTTGTAGCCACACTGGTAGGTTTCTTTATCCGCCAGCTTCTCATGGAAAGGCATTGGAATCACTTGGCCATATTTATCATATCCTCATTTATAGCGTCGCTTATCGGAAGCACGGGGTATCTTTTTCATTGGGGAAATACACCAGACATGGCATTAGGTACCAGCGTTCTATATCTTATTCCGGGAGTACCTCTTATTAATTCGATTATGGATGTTATTGACGGACACGTATTAGCCGGAACCTCTCGTTTGATCAATGCGTGTCTACTTATAATATGTATAGCGATAGGACTTTCGATCACACTTTTAATAACAGGAATTAGTACTTTATGA